Proteins encoded together in one Fibrobacter succinogenes window:
- the argH gene encoding argininosuccinate lyase, whose translation MAKKNDTQTNMWTGRFASGMAQSMVDLSFSLQFDAELIEEDIEGSIGHGKGLVESGVLSKADYKKICDGLKSILDDYHAGKNLWCDSDEDIHMAVERVLTERIGALGKKIHTGRSRNDQVCTDFKLYMRHRAAEIRVLEVELMETVLDLAKKYFGKMMPGYTHLQQAQPIYFSHYLMSMFFAVSRDVKRLDNFLELHSQLPLGSGAMAGSAFPYHRALVAEALGFKDVSPNSIDAVSHRDMMLEFEADLAIIANTMSRYAEDFVNWSSCEFGFLTLHDAFSSGSSMMPQKKNPDSMELIRGKSGRMLGNFTALYTLVKGAPLSYSRDLQEDKEPVFDSVHNVKVILRVMKEALETARFNFETMHAKMLPALLATDLADLLVEAGVPFRDAHHIVGSLVGDAARAGKQFTELSDEAWAAAGVPDVAKMKKTLTFEYSISKRNIEGGTGPKSVKQQFTKAAAILKKIKK comes from the coding sequence ATGGCTAAGAAGAATGATACCCAGACGAACATGTGGACCGGTCGCTTTGCTAGTGGCATGGCACAAAGCATGGTTGATTTAAGTTTCAGTTTGCAGTTTGATGCAGAACTCATCGAAGAAGATATCGAAGGGAGCATCGGACATGGCAAGGGTCTTGTTGAATCTGGAGTTCTTTCGAAGGCCGACTACAAGAAGATTTGCGATGGCTTAAAGAGCATCCTCGACGACTACCACGCCGGCAAAAACCTCTGGTGCGATAGCGACGAAGACATCCACATGGCCGTGGAACGCGTGCTCACCGAACGCATCGGCGCTCTCGGCAAGAAGATCCACACGGGCCGTAGCCGCAATGACCAGGTCTGCACGGACTTTAAGCTTTACATGCGTCACCGCGCAGCCGAAATCCGCGTTCTCGAAGTGGAACTCATGGAAACGGTTCTGGACCTTGCAAAGAAGTACTTTGGCAAGATGATGCCGGGTTACACGCACTTGCAGCAGGCACAGCCGATTTACTTTAGCCATTACCTCATGAGCATGTTCTTTGCCGTGAGCCGTGACGTGAAGCGTCTCGACAACTTCCTCGAATTGCACAGCCAGCTTCCGCTCGGCAGTGGCGCCATGGCCGGTTCTGCATTCCCCTACCACCGCGCTCTCGTAGCCGAAGCTCTCGGATTCAAGGACGTGAGCCCGAACAGCATTGATGCCGTGAGCCATCGCGACATGATGCTCGAATTCGAAGCTGACCTCGCCATCATCGCAAACACGATGAGCCGCTACGCCGAAGATTTTGTGAACTGGAGCTCTTGCGAATTTGGATTCCTCACATTGCACGATGCATTCTCCAGCGGTTCTTCGATGATGCCGCAGAAGAAGAATCCGGATTCCATGGAACTTATCCGCGGAAAGTCAGGTCGCATGCTCGGCAACTTTACGGCACTTTACACGCTCGTGAAGGGCGCTCCCCTCAGCTACAGCCGCGACTTGCAAGAAGACAAGGAACCGGTCTTTGACAGCGTCCACAACGTGAAGGTGATTCTCCGCGTGATGAAGGAAGCTTTGGAAACGGCACGCTTCAACTTCGAGACAATGCACGCCAAAATGCTCCCGGCGCTCCTTGCTACAGACCTTGCCGACTTGCTCGTGGAAGCAGGCGTTCCGTTCCGCGACGCCCACCACATCGTGGGAAGCCTCGTCGGCGATGCCGCACGAGCCGGTAAGCAGTTCACGGAACTTTCTGACGAGGCTTGGGCCGCCGCAGGCGTCCCGGACGTCGCCAAGATGAAGAAGACGCTTACGTTCGAATACAGCATCAGCAAGCGCAACATTGAAGGCGGTACGGGCCCGAAGTCCGTGAAGCAACAGTTCACGAAGGCCGCCGCCATTCTCAAGAAGATCAAGAAATAA
- a CDS encoding FISUMP domain-containing protein — translation MIFNSKKFFLLGTLLSVSGFMGCSSEDKVLSTEYNVSEIKNGKLVDSRDGKEYNVAYIAGYYWMAENLRYADTNITEALKGNTWCYENDNKECEKLGRLYSWNAAIEACPVGWELPTNQNWKLLLSYINEYNGNEESGTSLKSLESWDNDVASPTNRFGFNALAAGRRNNDGETFMSKGKYTYFWSSNNKDEGTAYGWSLLNDADILQDGFYYKDHGLSVRCIAREGSIKVSGSLDSSYIEKIPHNYGSLKYKNETYRTVKIGGNEWMADNLNYEVEGSHCYNDEKEKCNEFGRLYSFEAAQKVCPDGWHLPTSVDIQNLLIDQSSRDLRSRSGWTDKTAKGLNFWGFDAKAAGGKTNGDYFDLKMSAYFWVDEKVGNDATVFWISYYENSPTEVKRNVTNEFSVRCVKDKQI, via the coding sequence ATGATTTTTAATTCTAAAAAATTTTTTCTTCTAGGAACTCTTTTATCTGTAAGCGGCTTTATGGGTTGCTCCAGTGAAGATAAAGTGTTATCTACAGAATATAATGTTAGCGAAATAAAAAATGGTAAGCTTGTTGATTCCCGTGATGGCAAAGAGTATAATGTTGCTTATATTGCGGGCTATTATTGGATGGCTGAAAATTTACGTTATGCCGATACCAATATCACCGAAGCTCTCAAAGGAAATACTTGGTGCTACGAAAATGATAACAAGGAATGTGAAAAGTTGGGGCGTCTGTATTCCTGGAACGCGGCTATTGAAGCATGCCCTGTTGGCTGGGAACTCCCGACAAATCAAAACTGGAAACTACTTCTTTCGTATATAAATGAATACAACGGAAATGAAGAATCTGGAACAAGTTTGAAGTCCCTTGAAAGTTGGGATAACGATGTTGCATCTCCAACAAATCGCTTTGGTTTTAATGCGCTTGCCGCTGGGCGTCGCAATAACGATGGCGAAACTTTTATGAGCAAGGGAAAATATACTTATTTTTGGAGCTCAAACAACAAGGATGAAGGAACTGCTTATGGTTGGAGTTTGCTCAATGACGCTGATATTCTCCAGGATGGTTTTTATTACAAAGATCATGGTCTCTCGGTTCGTTGCATTGCTAGGGAAGGAAGTATTAAAGTCTCCGGTTCTTTAGATTCTTCGTATATCGAAAAAATTCCTCATAATTACGGTTCTTTAAAATACAAAAATGAAACGTATAGAACAGTGAAAATTGGTGGCAATGAATGGATGGCAGACAACCTCAATTACGAAGTGGAGGGGAGCCATTGCTATAATGACGAAAAGGAAAAATGTAACGAATTTGGTCGACTTTATTCATTTGAAGCCGCTCAAAAAGTTTGCCCGGATGGCTGGCATTTACCCACGTCTGTGGATATCCAAAATTTGCTTATCGATCAATCGAGCAGAGATTTACGTTCTAGATCCGGTTGGACGGACAAGACTGCAAAAGGTCTTAATTTTTGGGGCTTTGATGCGAAAGCCGCTGGCGGTAAAACGAACGGCGATTATTTCGACTTGAAGATGAGTGCGTATTTTTGGGTTGACGAGAAGGTTGGTAACGATGCTACTGTATTTTGGATCAGTTACTATGAAAACAGCCCGACTGAAGTCAAGCGCAATGTTACCAATGAATTCTCTGTCCGCTGCGTGAAAGACAAGCAAATATAG
- a CDS encoding OmpA family protein — protein sequence MRRNRDENSNPWMAYTDLGVALVSLFILAFVAMATLKEQKAEDLTRTEEEVLSCQEEMRKIAAERNALLSKSLQTSIEAGLIALEDGKIQIQASFLFPINGANLTKEGEGVIRGISKGLLDALDSTDVIMVSGFTDDTPVKSKTYTNWNLSTERAVNVVKMLIKMGFPPDRLFAAGFGEHRPKYPNDSEEHRRLNRRVEIGVTPLQSNNIEKETAKVEVTR from the coding sequence ATGCGTCGCAATAGAGACGAAAATAGCAATCCATGGATGGCGTACACGGACTTGGGCGTGGCCCTCGTTTCGCTCTTTATCCTTGCGTTTGTGGCGATGGCGACCCTCAAGGAACAAAAAGCGGAAGACTTGACGCGTACCGAAGAAGAAGTTCTCTCGTGCCAAGAAGAAATGCGCAAAATTGCGGCTGAACGCAATGCGCTTTTGTCCAAGAGTTTGCAGACTTCCATCGAAGCAGGCCTTATCGCGCTCGAAGACGGTAAAATCCAGATCCAGGCCAGTTTCCTTTTCCCGATTAACGGAGCCAACCTCACCAAGGAAGGCGAAGGCGTGATTCGCGGGATTAGCAAGGGCCTTTTGGATGCTCTTGATTCTACGGATGTCATCATGGTGAGCGGATTTACGGACGATACGCCGGTGAAATCCAAGACTTATACCAACTGGAATCTGTCAACGGAACGAGCCGTGAACGTGGTCAAGATGCTTATCAAAATGGGTTTTCCGCCCGATAGACTCTTTGCCGCTGGCTTTGGCGAACACCGCCCGAAGTACCCGAACGATAGCGAAGAACACCGCCGCTTGAACCGTCGCGTGGAAATCGGTGTCACTCCGCTCCAGTCGAACAACATCGAAAAAGAAACCGCTAAAGTTGAGGTGACTCGCTAA
- a CDS encoding fimbrial protein, translating into MKNAFNTILVLTVVGFATLIAGALYFGAPAFGWIIMIAIMAVYLVEQLSAIRKMKQIMAENDIIDACENEHVYPELDEGVVGKRIEMAKRLLKKDIRLDSPIAFEVLSAGSSIPLNRSVGSTVILLGLMGTFFGLMQSVATAGGAIDNSTTQGTLDTIQVLFQNMKGIFGTSLCGLFAALILGASRTVLSSKRDEFMAHLDAFTLDMQDSVSEKGAIEKDKNELERLFDSVEKNLSVIASSVKEGLAGVVSMVGEELSSMTSKLNQDVVESVQKVSTEMTSSIKTVNDSLAGAVANMNESSQKFGELVGASVTNAFNPINENIGALSKSVEAIPAKLDEKLNGISAALNAGLDGISSGVKSSLEGVSGNVETALSKVASEVKAGLDGVAADVKDGLKDVAKGTMDVAYLTKDAMDEASKSIGDSVAEQVKQSSEQWTNFMQRLESETTANVDSQREGLETLKNVALQVAEKAQAGSAELSQSVSEKLGALSSDILGAFQKLSETSAVLLDAQKALTESIDNRVVKEKEATDALGGNIVETAELMRVNQSELSANLEMLRSGLETILEKLSGDTAEHEEEDNFVEHLNQSLEAFHERASEVLMENAVKTQEILLEVLEQTQRSAIPAQPKAEG; encoded by the coding sequence ATGAAAAATGCATTCAATACGATTCTTGTTTTAACGGTGGTGGGTTTTGCAACCCTTATCGCTGGTGCTCTTTACTTTGGCGCACCTGCATTCGGTTGGATAATCATGATCGCCATAATGGCCGTTTATTTGGTCGAACAGCTTTCTGCAATCCGCAAGATGAAGCAGATTATGGCCGAGAACGATATCATTGACGCCTGCGAAAACGAACACGTTTATCCTGAATTGGATGAGGGTGTCGTGGGCAAGCGCATTGAAATGGCTAAGCGACTTTTGAAAAAGGACATTCGCCTTGATTCGCCGATTGCTTTTGAAGTGCTTTCGGCCGGTTCTTCGATTCCCTTGAACCGCAGCGTGGGTTCTACGGTGATTCTCCTTGGCCTTATGGGTACGTTCTTCGGTCTTATGCAGTCCGTGGCAACGGCCGGCGGCGCTATCGACAATTCTACCACGCAGGGAACGCTCGATACCATCCAGGTGCTTTTCCAGAACATGAAGGGCATTTTCGGTACAAGCCTTTGCGGTTTGTTCGCGGCCTTGATTTTGGGCGCGAGCCGCACGGTGCTCAGCTCCAAGCGCGATGAATTCATGGCTCACCTCGATGCCTTTACGCTCGACATGCAAGACTCCGTAAGCGAAAAGGGCGCTATCGAAAAAGATAAGAATGAACTTGAACGTCTCTTTGATTCTGTTGAAAAGAATTTGTCTGTGATAGCCTCTTCGGTCAAGGAAGGTTTGGCAGGCGTTGTTTCTATGGTGGGCGAGGAACTCTCCTCCATGACTTCGAAACTCAACCAAGATGTGGTGGAATCGGTTCAGAAAGTTTCTACAGAAATGACTTCATCGATTAAGACGGTCAACGATTCTCTCGCGGGTGCTGTTGCCAACATGAACGAATCTTCCCAGAAGTTTGGTGAACTTGTGGGTGCATCGGTTACGAATGCGTTTAACCCGATTAATGAAAATATTGGAGCCCTCTCCAAGTCGGTCGAGGCGATTCCCGCAAAGCTCGACGAAAAGCTCAATGGTATTTCTGCAGCATTGAACGCAGGCCTCGATGGAATTTCTTCTGGCGTTAAATCTTCGCTCGAAGGCGTTTCTGGCAATGTGGAAACCGCACTTTCGAAGGTCGCCTCTGAAGTTAAAGCAGGCCTTGATGGCGTTGCCGCTGATGTTAAGGATGGACTTAAAGATGTGGCGAAAGGCACCATGGACGTGGCATACCTTACTAAAGATGCAATGGATGAAGCTTCTAAGAGCATTGGTGATTCCGTTGCAGAACAAGTTAAGCAGTCCAGCGAACAGTGGACAAACTTTATGCAACGTCTCGAATCTGAAACCACTGCAAACGTGGATTCCCAGCGCGAAGGCTTGGAAACGCTCAAGAACGTTGCCTTGCAAGTTGCCGAAAAGGCTCAGGCCGGATCTGCGGAACTTTCTCAGTCCGTTTCCGAAAAGCTCGGTGCACTTTCCTCCGATATTCTCGGTGCATTCCAGAAGCTTTCCGAGACATCTGCTGTACTCTTGGATGCTCAAAAGGCGCTTACCGAAAGCATCGACAATCGCGTTGTCAAGGAAAAAGAAGCTACGGATGCTCTTGGCGGAAACATCGTGGAAACCGCAGAACTTATGCGCGTGAACCAGTCCGAACTCAGCGCCAACCTCGAAATGTTGCGTAGCGGCCTCGAAACGATTCTCGAAAAACTCTCCGGCGATACCGCTGAACACGAAGAAGAAGACAACTTTGTCGAACACCTCAACCAGTCTCTCGAAGCCTTCCACGAACGCGCAAGCGAAGTGCTCATGGAAAATGCGGTCAAGACTCAGGAAATCTTGCTCGAAGTGCTCGAACAGACACAGCGTTCTGCAATTCCCGCTCAACCTAAAGCTGAAGGTTAA
- a CDS encoding NosD domain-containing protein has translation MIRSFMRSSILTVLAASALFASGMPFPVAENGKVLLKEKDSPYVLEQGVVVGEKDSLIIEPGVTVLMGEFAKLMIQGAIKIAGTNDKPVVFSGADSVANWNGFHIMSSARPFEIKNLTVENAFRNTIFRSSGTLENVSFFNNYYGLWVDESPDVTLSHCTFAHNRYAISVRAGHIVSNGTSVSENVYGLYLESGGKLDGDTDLIRNNQESDIRSEAADLKLSKKRVRRNVWHNIESRF, from the coding sequence ATGATCCGTAGCTTTATGCGTTCCTCTATTTTGACTGTTCTTGCCGCTAGTGCTTTGTTTGCTTCAGGTATGCCGTTCCCAGTTGCCGAAAACGGCAAGGTCCTTTTGAAAGAAAAGGATAGCCCTTATGTGCTCGAACAGGGTGTGGTTGTCGGCGAAAAAGATTCTTTGATCATTGAACCGGGTGTGACTGTTCTCATGGGCGAGTTTGCCAAACTCATGATCCAAGGGGCCATTAAAATTGCTGGCACGAACGACAAGCCTGTTGTTTTTAGCGGTGCGGATTCTGTGGCAAACTGGAATGGTTTCCACATTATGTCGAGCGCTCGTCCTTTTGAAATCAAGAACCTGACTGTGGAAAATGCGTTCCGCAATACGATTTTCCGTTCCAGCGGTACGCTTGAAAATGTGAGCTTCTTCAATAACTACTACGGTCTTTGGGTCGATGAAAGTCCGGATGTCACTTTGTCGCATTGCACTTTTGCGCACAACCGCTATGCGATTTCCGTGAGGGCTGGCCACATTGTTTCGAATGGCACTAGCGTTTCCGAAAACGTCTATGGACTTTATCTCGAATCGGGTGGCAAGCTCGATGGCGATACGGACTTGATCCGCAACAACCAAGAATCCGATATCCGCAGCGAGGCTGCCGACCTCAAGCTTTCCAAAAAGCGAGTCCGCCGCAATGTGTGGCACAATATCGAGTCGCGTTTTTAA
- the tadA gene encoding tRNA adenosine(34) deaminase TadA yields the protein MNNVKIKEESSDLKVSEANDLAPQTPNPDDVKFMRMALRQAQIAFDMKEIPIGCVIVKDGVVIGKGYNQVEQLKDATAHAEIIAIGTAASTLDNWRLDGCTLYVTLEPCPMCAGAILNSRVSRVVYGSPDSRFGGCGTTIDVITGNALKRVVEVTGGVLADECLGLLKGFFQQMRLEKGDSGNKGV from the coding sequence ATGAATAACGTAAAAATCAAAGAAGAATCCTCAGACCTCAAAGTGAGCGAAGCGAACGACCTCGCGCCACAAACCCCGAATCCCGACGACGTAAAATTCATGCGCATGGCGCTTCGTCAGGCGCAGATTGCTTTTGACATGAAGGAAATCCCCATCGGTTGCGTTATTGTGAAAGACGGAGTCGTGATAGGGAAGGGCTACAACCAGGTTGAACAGCTCAAGGATGCAACCGCCCATGCCGAAATTATTGCCATTGGCACTGCCGCAAGCACGCTCGACAACTGGCGCTTGGATGGTTGTACTTTGTACGTGACTCTGGAGCCGTGCCCCATGTGCGCTGGTGCCATCCTCAACAGCCGCGTTTCCCGTGTGGTTTATGGCTCCCCGGATTCTCGCTTTGGCGGCTGCGGTACGACAATAGATGTCATTACCGGCAATGCCCTCAAGCGCGTTGTAGAAGTCACGGGTGGCGTTCTCGCCGACGAATGCCTTGGCCTCCTTAAAGGATTCTTCCAGCAAATGCGCCTCGAAAAAGGCGATTCCGGCAATAAGGGTGTCTAG
- the nirJ2 gene encoding putative heme d1 biosynthesis radical SAM protein NirJ2, with amino-acid sequence MIVSWMTTNKCNLTCKHCYQDAGENKSAELTTAEALKLIDEIAKAGFKIMIFSGGEPMTRPDIVELVAHARERGLRPVFGTNGTLITHDLAIKLKEAGAMAMGISVDSIDPKRHNDFRGLPNAFELTLMGIENCKAAGLPFQIHTTIMDWNQNEIFDIMDWVKEIGAVNHQIFFLIPVGRGKEIEDHALRVAEYEGLLRKIMEKSRTLGIPVKPTCAPQFLRIADQLDIKTRYSRGCLAGLDYCIVSPIGKVRPCAYMMEEAGDVHDTPFDEIWANAEIFKQLRTKAYKGACGKCKFNDRCGGCRARAAYYHEGDYMQEDSYCAYGRGIK; translated from the coding sequence ATGATTGTCTCTTGGATGACAACGAATAAGTGTAACTTGACGTGCAAACACTGCTACCAGGATGCTGGCGAAAATAAATCAGCCGAACTTACAACGGCAGAAGCGCTCAAACTCATCGACGAAATTGCCAAGGCCGGATTCAAAATCATGATCTTTAGCGGTGGCGAACCGATGACCCGTCCAGACATCGTGGAACTTGTGGCCCATGCCCGCGAACGTGGACTCCGCCCGGTGTTTGGTACGAACGGAACGCTCATCACGCATGACCTCGCAATTAAGCTCAAGGAAGCGGGCGCCATGGCGATGGGCATTAGCGTCGATAGCATCGATCCCAAACGCCATAACGATTTCCGAGGCCTCCCGAATGCCTTTGAACTCACGTTGATGGGCATCGAAAACTGCAAGGCGGCTGGCCTCCCGTTCCAGATCCACACGACCATCATGGACTGGAATCAGAACGAAATTTTTGATATCATGGACTGGGTCAAGGAAATCGGGGCCGTGAACCACCAGATTTTCTTCCTCATTCCGGTCGGTCGCGGTAAGGAAATCGAAGACCATGCGCTTCGCGTTGCCGAATACGAAGGCCTCCTCCGCAAGATTATGGAAAAGAGCCGCACGCTTGGAATCCCGGTGAAGCCCACTTGCGCCCCGCAGTTTCTCCGCATTGCAGACCAGCTCGATATCAAGACGCGTTACAGCCGTGGCTGCCTCGCGGGCCTCGACTATTGCATCGTAAGCCCGATTGGCAAGGTGCGTCCGTGCGCGTACATGATGGAAGAAGCGGGCGATGTTCACGATACGCCGTTTGACGAAATCTGGGCGAACGCCGAAATTTTCAAGCAGTTGCGTACAAAGGCTTACAAGGGCGCTTGTGGCAAGTGCAAGTTCAACGACCGTTGTGGCGGCTGCCGTGCCCGTGCCGCCTACTACCACGAAGGCGACTACATGCAGGAAGATTCGTATTGCGCGTACGGCCGCGGAATTAAGTGA
- the fabF gene encoding beta-ketoacyl-ACP synthase II, whose protein sequence is MNRRRVVITGMGAVTPVGKSAPELWASIKQGKCGIGPITLFDATNCPVKIAAEVKDFKPEEHGIDPKEARRMARFTQFLVAAANEAVKDASLSREMLAEDTTGIVAGNGLAGMDVVEETYCKYLEGGRRRVSPLAMPELIANEACANVSIALGITGSAHTVCTACASGTDAIGVALDSVRSGRLDICLAGGSESAITDYSIKSFAGMHALTDKFNDAPEKASRPFDKDRSGFVMGEAGAILVLEELEHAKARGAKIYAEVAGYGSSADAYHITSPRPGGETCAKAMLKAMKDAGIAPTDVDYYNAHGTSTHLNDLTETQMLKIALGEHAYKIKVSSTKSMTGHCVGAAGVIEAMISTLAIRDSFYPATINLDNPDAECDLDYVPHKGVEGNIDVAVSASLGFGGHNGIVVIKKFKE, encoded by the coding sequence ATGAATAGAAGAAGAGTCGTTATTACTGGTATGGGTGCGGTGACCCCCGTTGGCAAGTCCGCCCCTGAACTTTGGGCATCCATCAAGCAAGGCAAGTGCGGCATCGGCCCAATTACGCTTTTTGATGCAACAAACTGTCCTGTGAAAATCGCAGCCGAAGTCAAGGATTTTAAGCCCGAAGAACACGGCATCGACCCAAAGGAAGCCCGCCGTATGGCACGCTTTACGCAGTTCCTTGTCGCCGCCGCAAACGAAGCGGTCAAGGACGCAAGCCTCAGCCGCGAAATGCTCGCCGAAGATACAACAGGCATTGTCGCAGGTAACGGTCTTGCCGGCATGGACGTTGTCGAAGAAACTTATTGCAAGTACCTCGAAGGTGGACGCCGCCGCGTTTCGCCGCTCGCCATGCCAGAGCTAATCGCCAACGAAGCGTGCGCAAACGTTTCCATTGCACTTGGCATCACGGGTTCTGCACACACAGTCTGCACCGCCTGTGCCTCCGGCACGGATGCCATCGGCGTTGCCCTTGACTCCGTTCGTTCTGGCCGCTTGGATATTTGCCTCGCCGGCGGTTCCGAAAGCGCCATCACGGACTATTCCATCAAGAGTTTTGCTGGCATGCATGCGCTCACCGACAAGTTCAATGACGCTCCCGAAAAAGCTTCCCGCCCCTTCGACAAGGACCGTTCCGGTTTCGTGATGGGCGAAGCTGGAGCCATTCTCGTGCTCGAAGAACTTGAACACGCCAAAGCCCGCGGCGCTAAAATCTACGCCGAAGTTGCCGGTTACGGTTCTTCTGCAGACGCCTACCACATCACGAGCCCGCGCCCGGGTGGAGAAACTTGCGCCAAGGCCATGCTCAAGGCCATGAAGGACGCAGGCATCGCCCCAACGGATGTGGACTACTACAATGCCCACGGTACCTCGACGCACCTGAACGACCTCACCGAAACGCAAATGCTTAAAATTGCTCTCGGCGAACACGCCTACAAGATCAAAGTCTCTAGCACCAAGAGCATGACCGGCCACTGCGTCGGTGCAGCAGGCGTTATCGAAGCGATGATCAGCACGCTCGCCATCCGCGATTCGTTCTACCCTGCAACAATAAATCTGGACAATCCAGATGCCGAATGCGACCTCGACTACGTGCCGCACAAGGGCGTCGAAGGAAACATCGACGTTGCAGTGTCTGCTTCGCTTGGTTTCGGCGGTCACAATGGCATTGTCGTGATCAAGAAGTTCAAGGAATAA
- a CDS encoding GGDEF domain-containing protein: protein MAVLLVVLISIIVVGIRKQGVYDSTIPLNHGWTLIFHGDTTEIESTEKYAIAEHILRGDSLILKRKLTAEIPQTPVLRFKTYQTFVEAYRDGKKIYSNSESNYRNHGLVGSGIHFVYLGISLVKDRSLELKFYFSENDAWNILPSFEILPAKYAYNDFYARHSIALVVGLFLLLFGILALFLSAGMLFYKMRFFQLMMIGFLSICLGIWTLCFTKLFQLFSYDFTFNTNLEYAALYISPLPLYLLLLHMRYKQISKTLWSGLIIVAGLDLLIFAVTTILNFTDVVHYPQSLWVFHAYVILCIVYLFVTIISNKHKFDAPTRILTAGVFTFGTFAILELVRFHVMTFFHLEHTILGITWLPAGTLLFVLLLVMSYIVYTYRLMSVKTEKDLLKEIAYRDSLTGIYNRAKSQRIFKILDSTSADFAIVSIDMNGLKLINDRYGHNEGDRQLKAFATAFHDAFTEVGTTIRLGGDEFLAVVRQEHIADVNIALAKMAELQKDLSANLLMPLEAAYGVAYRHEFSKDKKGHSKDIAQVDSVKVYQLADERMYAMKSVMKSTLVRL, encoded by the coding sequence ATGGCTGTGTTGCTGGTTGTGCTAATCAGCATCATTGTCGTTGGAATCCGTAAGCAAGGTGTCTATGATTCGACTATCCCGTTGAACCACGGCTGGACGCTCATATTCCATGGCGACACGACAGAAATCGAATCGACGGAAAAATACGCTATAGCCGAGCACATTCTCCGCGGTGACTCGCTCATTTTAAAGCGAAAACTCACGGCAGAAATTCCCCAAACTCCGGTCCTCCGCTTTAAGACCTATCAAACTTTTGTAGAAGCATATCGCGACGGGAAAAAAATTTACTCCAACAGCGAAAGCAATTACAGAAATCACGGCCTTGTCGGAAGCGGGATTCATTTTGTTTATCTAGGCATATCGTTAGTCAAAGACAGATCGTTAGAGCTAAAGTTCTATTTCTCGGAAAACGATGCGTGGAATATTCTCCCGTCCTTCGAAATCCTTCCTGCAAAATACGCCTACAACGACTTTTACGCACGACATTCTATAGCATTGGTCGTTGGGCTATTCCTATTGCTTTTCGGCATATTGGCTCTGTTCCTAAGCGCAGGCATGTTGTTCTACAAAATGAGATTTTTCCAACTCATGATGATTGGATTTTTGTCGATTTGCCTTGGCATTTGGACGCTGTGCTTTACGAAACTTTTCCAGCTGTTCTCCTATGATTTCACATTCAATACCAATCTTGAGTATGCCGCCCTTTACATATCTCCATTGCCACTTTATTTGCTATTGCTCCACATGCGTTACAAGCAAATTAGCAAAACGCTATGGTCGGGCTTAATCATTGTTGCAGGCCTTGATTTACTGATATTTGCCGTAACAACCATCCTGAACTTCACAGATGTCGTACATTACCCGCAATCCTTGTGGGTGTTCCACGCCTATGTCATTTTATGCATCGTTTACCTGTTTGTGACAATAATTTCGAATAAGCATAAATTCGACGCTCCGACTAGAATCTTAACAGCAGGCGTATTCACATTCGGCACATTCGCCATACTCGAACTCGTCCGATTCCATGTGATGACATTCTTCCATTTGGAGCATACAATACTCGGCATCACGTGGCTCCCAGCAGGAACACTTTTATTCGTCCTTCTGCTTGTCATGAGTTACATTGTTTACACGTACCGCTTGATGTCGGTAAAAACCGAGAAAGACTTGTTGAAGGAAATTGCTTACAGAGATTCGCTGACAGGAATTTACAACCGCGCCAAAAGCCAGCGTATTTTTAAAATACTCGACTCGACTTCCGCAGATTTTGCCATCGTGAGCATCGACATGAACGGCCTTAAGCTTATCAACGACCGCTATGGGCACAACGAAGGCGACCGGCAGCTCAAGGCTTTTGCAACCGCATTCCACGACGCCTTTACCGAAGTTGGAACAACCATCCGCTTGGGCGGCGATGAATTTTTAGCCGTCGTGCGTCAAGAGCACATTGCCGATGTGAATATTGCTTTAGCAAAGATGGCCGAACTTCAAAAAGATCTTAGCGCAAATTTACTTATGCCACTAGAAGCAGCCTACGGTGTTGCCTACAGACATGAATTTTCAAAAGATAAAAAAGGCCATTCAAAAGATATCGCTCAAGTCGATTCCGTAAAAGTGTATCAATTAGCAGACGAACGCATGTACGCCATGAAATCTGTGATGAAATCTACACTCGTACGACTTTGA